From Schizosaccharomyces pombe strain 972h- genome assembly, chromosome: II, the proteins below share one genomic window:
- the spc24 gene encoding protein Spc24 translates to MSDSPIELMRSTLAGFQIAPDVKTISNIQDIRAQIQSFREKELEGSQTKFKVLSRKLEISTQAMESLKQTAESSQHAEEILSREKEKFRIAKLLNITENEIMSLESQLQKMKEQLLQLEERENTSEDICQSEENANMLKLNFYHSLGFDLETAENTGNKRVIIHTENDLQTVQISNKYSPYFYSNYFWDLLDDSKDKK, encoded by the exons ATGTCAGACAGTCCAATTGAACTTATGCGGTCCACGCTTGCTGGTTTTCAAATTGCACCAGATGTGAAAACCATCTCAAACATTCAAGACATTCGCGCACAGATACAGAGCTtcagagaaaaagaattggaaGGATCTCAAACCAAATTTAAAG TGCTTTCaagaaaattagaaatatcTACCCAGGCTATGGAGtcattaaaacaaacagCAGAGTCATCACAACACGCTGAGGAGATTTTAAGCAGGGAAAAGGAGAAATTTAGGATAGCCAAGTTGTTGAATATCACTGAGAACGAAATTATGAGTTTAGAATCTCAATTGcagaaaatgaaggaaCAGCTACTACAACTTGAGGAACGCGAAAATACTTCTGAAGACATATGTCAGTCAGAGGAAAATGCGAATATGTTAAAGCTGAACTTTTATCATTCTTTAGGCTTCGATTTAGAAACTGCTGAGAACACTGGGAATAAAAGGGTTATAATAC ATACCGAAAACGATTTGCAAACGGTACAAATCAGCAACAAGTATAGCccatatttttattctaattatttttgggATTTGCTTGATGATAGTAAGGACAAAAAATAG
- the cdc6 gene encoding DNA polymerase delta catalytic subunit Cdc6 — MTDRSSNEGVVLNKENYPFPRRNGSIHGEITDVKRRRLSERNGYGDKKGSSSKEKTSSFEDELAEYASQLDQDEIKSSKDQQWQRPALPAINPEKDDIYFQQIDSEEFTEGSVPSIRLFGVTDNGNSILVHVVGFLPYFYVKAPVGFRPEMLERFTQDLDATCNGGVIDHCIIEMKENLYGFQGNEKSPFIKIFTTNPRILSRARNVFERGEFNFEELFPVGVGVTTFESNTQYLLRFMIDCDVVGMNWIHLPASKYQFRYQNRVSNCQIEAWINYKDLISLPAEGQWSKMAPLRIMSFDIECAGRKGVFPDPSIDPVIQIASIVTQYGDSTPFVRNVFCVDTCSQIVGTQVYEFQNQAEMLSSWSKFVRDVDPDVLIGYNICNFDIPYLLDRAKSLRIHNFPLLGRIHNFFSVAKETTFSSKAYGTRESKTTSIPGRLQLDMLQVMQRDFKLRSYSLNAVCSQFLGEQKEDVHYSIITDLQNGTADSRRRLAIYCLKDAYLPQRLMDKLMCFVNYTEMARVTGVPFNFLLARGQQIKVISQLFRKALQHDLVVPNIRVNGTDEQYEGATVIEPIKGYYDTPIATLDFSSLYPSIMQAHNLCYTTLLDSNTAELLKLKQDVDYSVTPNGDYFVKPHVRKGLLPIILADLLNARKKAKADLKKETDPFKKAVLDGRQLALKVSANSVYGFTGATNGRLPCLAISSSVTSYGRQMIEKTKDVVEKRYRIENGYSHDAVVIYGDTDSVMVKFGVKTLPEAMKLGEEAANYVSDQFPNPIKLEFEKVYFPYLLISKKRYAGLFWTRTDTYDKMDSKGIETVRRDNCPLVSYVIDTALRKMLIDQDVEGAQLFTKKVISDLLQNKIDMSQLVITKALSKTDYAAKMAHVELAERMRKRDAGSAPAIGDRVAYVIIKGAQGDQFYMRSEDPIYVLENNIPIDAKYYLENQLSKPLLRIFEPILGEKASSLLHGDHTRTISMAAPSVGGIMKFAVKVETCLGCKAPIKKGKTALCENCLNRSAELYQRQVAQVNDLEVRFARLWTQCQRCQGSMHQDVICTSRDCPIFYMRIAEHKKLQQSVDLLKRFDEMSW; from the exons ATGACAGATAGGTCTTCAAATGAGGGCGTCgtgttaaataaagaaaactaTCCATTTCCCCGAAGAAATGGTTCAATTCATGGCGAAATTACAGATGTCAAACGGCGACGTTTAAGCGAAAGAAATGGATATGGTGATAAAAAGGGCTCATcctcaaaagaaaaaacttcATCTTTTGAGGATGAGCTGGCTGAATACGCTTCACAATTGGACCaagatgaaataaaat CTTCAAAAGATCAGCAGTGGCAACGACCAGCTTTACCTGCAATAAATCCTGAGAAGgatgatatttattttcagcAAATCGATAGTGAGGAGTTCACAGAAGGATCTGTACCTTCAATTCGTTTGTTTGGTGTTACTGACAATGGAAACAGCATCCTTGTTCATGTTGTGGGATTCCTTCCGTACTTTTATGTTAAAGCCCCGGTTGGATTTCGACCTGAGATGCTAGAACGTTTCACACAAGATTTAGATGCTACTTGTAATGGGGGTGTGATCGATCATTGCATTATAGAGATGAAGGAAAATTTATATGGATTTCAgggaaatgaaaaatctCCATTCATTAAAATCTTTACTACTAACCCTCGTATATTATCTCGAGCACGAAATGTATTTGAAAGAGGAGAATTCAACTTCGAAGAGCTTTTCCCTGTTGGTGTCGGTGTCACTACTTTTGAGAGCAATACGCAATATCTTCTTAGATTCATGATTGACTGTGATGTTGTTGGTATGAATTGGATTCATCTTCCTGCTTCAAAATATCAATTTCGTTACCAGAATCGAGTTTCTAATTGTCAAATTGAAGCTTGGATTAATTACAAAGACTTGATCAGTCTTCCAGCTGAAGGCCAGTGGTCTAAAATGGCCCCACTGAGGATCATGAGCTTTGATATTGAATGCGCAGGTCGCAAAGGCGTTTTTCCTGATCCCTCTATTGACCCTGTAATTCAAATTGCAAGTATAGTAACGCAGTATGGAGACTCCACTCCTTTTGTTCGTAATGTCTTTTGTGTTGATACATGCTCACAAATCGTTGGAACACAAGTAtatgaatttcaaaatcagGCTGAAATGCTTTCAAGTTGGTCAAAATTTGTTCGTGATGTTGACCCAGATGTTTTAATTGGGTACAACATCTGCAACTTTGATATCCCTTACCTCTTGGATCGAGCAAAAAGCTTACGCATTCACAATTTCCCATTACTTGGCCGtattcataattttttttctgtcGCAAAGGAAACCACGTTTTCAAGTAAAGCATATGGTACTCGTGAAAGCAAAACCACTAGTATTCCTGGGCGTTTGCAGCTTGATATGTTACAAGTAATGCAGCGTGATTTTAAGCTTCGATCTTACTCTTTAAATGCAGTCTGCTCTCAGTTTCTAGGCGagcaaaaagaagatgTACACTATTCTATCATCACTGACTTGCAAAATGGCACTGCCGATTCTAGAAGACGTTTAGCTATTTATTGTCTGAAAGATGCATATTTACCCCAACGCTTAATGGACAAATTAATGTGTTTTGTTAACTATACTGAAATGGCAAGAGTAACAGGTGTACCgtttaattttcttcttgctAGAGGCCAACAGATTAAAGTTATTTCTCAATTGTTTCGCAAAGCTCTTCAACATGACCTAGTTGTTCCAAATATACGTGTAAATGGAACAGATGAGCAATATGAAGGTGCTACAGTCATTGAACCGATTAAAGGATACTATGATACCCCTATTGCAACACTGGATTTTAGTTCACTTTATCCTTCGATTATGCAAGCCCATAATTTATGCTATACGACATTACTTGACTCAAATACTGCagaattattaaaactTAAGCAAGATGTTGACTACTCAGTGACTCCGAACGGAGATTATTTCGTTAAACCACATGTTCGTAAAGGACTACTCCCTATTATCTTAGCTGATTTACTTAATGCACGtaagaaagcaaaagcagatctaaaaaaggaaacgGACCCATTCAAAAAGGCTGTTTTGGATGGTAGACAGCTAGCTTTAAAAGTAAGTGCTAATTCAGTATATGGATTTACTGGTGCTACCAACGGACGTTTGCCGTGTTTagcaatttcttcttctgttACCTCTTATGGTCGACaaatgattgaaaaaacCAAGGATGTTGTAGAAAAGAGATACAGAATTGAGAATGGATACTCTCACGATGCAGTTGTAATCTATGGTGACACTGATTCTGTTATGGTTAAGTTTGGCGTTAAAACGTTACCTGAAGCCATGAAATTAGGAGAGGAAGCAGCTAATTATGTTTCAGACCAGTTTCCGAATCCTATTAAACTGGAGTTTGAGAAAGTGTACTTTCCatatcttttaatttccaaaaaacgTTATGCAGGATTATTTTGGACTCGTACAGATACTTATGATAAAATGGACTCTAAAGGAATAGAAACTGTCAGAAGAGATAACTGTCCTCTAGTATCTTATGTGATTGACACAGCTTTGagaaaaatgttaattGATCAGGATGTAGAGGGTGCACagttgtttacaaaaaaagttatttccGATTTgttacaaaacaaaattgatATGTCACAACTTGTAATCACAAAGGCATTATCAAAAACTGATTATGCTGCCAAAATGGCACACGTTGAATTGGCTGAGCGAATGCGTAAACGAGATGCTGGCTCCGCCCCAGCCATAGGAGATCGCGTTGCATACGTTATTATTAAAGGTGCACAAGGTGATCAATTTTATATGAGGTCGGAGGACCCTATATATGTATTGGAAAATAACATTCCTATTGATgcaaaatattatttggaaaatcaACTCTCCAAACCTTTGCTTAGAATTTTTGAGCCTATTCTTGGTGAAAAAGCTAGCTCTTTACTTCATGGTGACCATACTCGGACGATTTCCATGGCAGCCCCCAGTGTTGGAGGAATAATGAAATTCGCAGTAAAGGTTGAGACCTGTCTTGGATGCAAAGCTCccataaaaaaaggtaaaactGCTTTATGTGAGAATTGTCTAAATAGATCGGCGGAACTGTATCAACGTCAGGTTGCTCAAGTGAATGATTTAGAAGTTCGTTTTGCTCGCTTATGGACTCAATGTCAGCGATGCCAAGGAAGTATGCATCAAGACGTCATTTGTACCAGTAGAGACTGCCCCATATTTTATATGCGAATTGCAGAACACAAGAAACTTCAGCAATCTGTTGACTTACTGAAAAGATTTGATGAAATGTCCTGGTGA
- the hen1 gene encoding S-adenosylmethionine-dependent methyltransferase produces the protein MGVSSFYPPLHVQRRRKLFKILQGGFPVRSLLDIGCGDARFLSYLVPCNDQVPIEFLAGIDINEQSIERATEALQVRTEDFLQLRWRPLHIELLLGNIKDFTHYKHVDAVVASEFIEHCQVAEILAFEKLVFGNLKPNVCVVSTPNFEFNTIFEKLSTLTSSISSRTSTNFRHPEHVFEWDRKEFAKWAYKICKRYPEYTVEFTGCGLLNDLIDGDDLLHFRPSSTYGFCTQIAVFHQSKNNAASHCFLKDQNSSILLYKKITYPFMEQLFPPTVQQFMNLLKKAFFDHLFGRHCLLLFQVIAGKCALSVKLPFLFIWESSPLIRHAFHYDDSIYLSYCPELKKSKHKGIALANSFSFRIAKVLKKSRIFIITFHHYV, from the coding sequence ATGGGTGTCTCTAGCTTTTACCCACCTTTGCATGTACAGCGTCGAAggaaattatttaaaatacttCAAGGAGGCTTCCCTGTGCGATCTTTGTTAGACATTGGATGTGGAGATGCTCGTTTTCTATCATATTTAGTACCTTGCAATGATCAAGTGCCTATAGAATTTCTGGCCGGTATTGATATTAACGAACAAAGTATTGAAAGAGCTACTGAGGCTTTACAGGTTAGAACCGAAGACTTTTTACAACTACGTTGGCGACCGCTACATATTGAATTATTGCTTGGTAatattaaagattttaCTCATTATAAACATGTTGATGCGGTTGTAGCTTCAGAGTTTATTGAGCATTGTCAAGTTGCAGAGATTTTAGCCTTTGAAAAACTTGTTTTTGGAAACTTGAAGCCCAATGTTTGCGTAGTGTCAACTCcgaattttgaatttaacaCAATCTTTGAGAAACTATCAACCTTGACAAGTAGTATATCATCTCGTACTTCTACCAATTTTAGACATCCTGAACACGTTTTTGAATGGGATCGAAAAGAGTTTGCTAAATGGGcttataaaatttgtaaaagatACCCAGAGTATACTGTTGAATTTACGGGCTGTGGTTTGCTAAATGATCTAATAGATGGTGACGATTTGTTACATTTTCGCCCATCATCTACTTACGGTTTCTGCACCCAAATCGCAGTATTTCATCAATCTAAAAACAATGCTGCTTCTCATTGCTTCTTAAAAGACCAAAATTCAAGCATCcttctttacaaaaagatTACATACCCATTTATGGAGCAACTATTTCCTCCAACAGTGCAGCAATTTATGAATCTTCtgaaaaaagcattttttgatCATTTATTTGGACGTCActgtttacttttattcCAGGTTATTGCTGGCAAGTGTGCTTTGTCAGTAAAATTACCTTTCTTGTTTATCTGGGAGTCTTCGCCTCTCATTCGACATGCCTTCCATTATGATGATTCAATTTACTTATCATATTGTcctgaattaaaaaaaagcaaacatAAAGGTATAGCTTTGGCAAACTCGTTTAGTTTTCGCATTGCAAAAGTACTTAAGAAAAGtagaatttttattataactTTTCATCATTACGTTTGA
- the rnh1 gene encoding ribonuclease H Rnh1 — MGGNKRAYYAVARGRNTGIYSTWDEASDQVKGYGGNRYKKFDSYEAAQEFCRTEGSRYSSSSGPYRRSTTSYGYSPYSSSSSNYSARHSDKYRKKISRSYSTEKDIEIFSNDTHEKSIACSDRQVVYADGSSLRNGKKGAVAGCGVFFGNDDPRNISVPLAGEEQTNNRAELQAIILALENTSGDLTIRSDSNYSIKSLTTWLPKWKKNDFKTSNSQPVKNLDLINRASDLMSDRNVSLEYVKGHSTDYGNQQADMLARRGASE, encoded by the exons ATGGGTGGAAATAAGCGTGCATACTATGCAGTAGCGCGTGGTCGAAATACTGGTATATATAGTACATG GGATGAGGCGTCGGATCAGGTGAAAGGTTATGGAGGTAATCGCTACAAGAAATTTGACAGCTATGAGGCTGCTCAGGAATTTTGCAGGACCGAAGGAAGTCGCTACTCCTCGTCTTCTGGCCCATATCGCCGCAGTACAACAAGTTATGGGTACTCTCCATATTCTTCTAGTTCCTCAAATTACTCTGCTAGACACTCCGATAAAtatagaaagaaaatttctaGAAGTTATAGTACCGAAAAAgatattgaaatattttcgAATGACACTCatgaaaaatcaattgcGTGCTCGGATCGACAGGTCGTCTATGCTGACGGTTCTAGTTTGCGAAATGGGAAAAAAGGAGCTGTTGCTGGCTGTGGAGTTTTTTTCGGAAATGATGACCCAAGAAATATTTCAGTACCGTTGGCTGGGGAAGAGCAAACCAACAATCGTGCGGAATTGCAAGCCATAATCCTAGCCCTTGAAAATACATCTGGCGATTTGACCATCCGCTCTGACAGCAATTATTCCATTAAGTCACTAACCACATGGCTGCCTaaatggaagaaaaatgaCTTTAAGACTAGCAATTCACAACctgtaaaaaatttggatttGATCAACCGCGCTTCAGATTTGATGAGTGACAGAAATGTTTCGCTAGAGTACGTGAAAGGACACAGTACCGATTACGGTAATCAACAAGCCGATATGCTTGCTCGGCGAGGAGCTTCTGAGTAA
- the sfc3 gene encoding transcription factor TFIIIC subunit Sfc3, translated as MDSLIRHCSEEIALDGSSGCSIDRLWEFAANFFFRQGIVQNLDDNYKTFVWPLILKEDGIEVWIEDEDATGLRSKMQEIPWNYQDITIELRARIRLFASEDRQWLTLTYKTKTDSKIQPLAFELLSCISRYRQEGVDRIQLCKETKQEPRSVYGRIQALEDASLISKVAINRSRAQTALLVLKRFESENSTINETVAQVSGKQIYNTEKIRSNICDAVQSSRNGICRHVDARAMVNLNHSRWERRYYARQVTYLHNNGYLRKCLTFVPNSPERCIRCLQFIKPYISSLDATEDDVDFTEVDDIPEDDELEEEEPLLPSKEEFDASFLQPLADVGPTLPQWSRFRPLEFQCFVLIRNAGFHGVITLQILSGLTGIRFNKPLFKLLGSLVEHRSSVPNHLSHMSITRFEDKTKKSRQYRYFTLQSQLNRLIRDGIPAETISKLLPHVHSLAGEFSPIDSSLFLNSLHHKGNMESNAEVSPDGMTLLPRKRGRPRKSANISVTSSPIRPSKNENNLPSLAISPVSEGFIQNATISTPSTSSNLSIAGSLTPSKTSRIYRGLAPLKNPEFNEDHVKKAEHLEPLLNVSSSVPSKNFTVSSPDHLKYGNTSSLQVSDSQSSIDLDSSFHYPVSVDSQLSHSTGSLMANFSSPTKKRRLESVDFIFLQRKGLILSYLVEQNGAFEISRKMFEDLADLKVRRNPETSRTVMDRRTFQQTLEKLMQEKKVRKLVIATNNGLGKLVRKDIVVQYDMKPDSPRFQQLRAQITTPEIEKQSTPEILKDVDVDFLKRNTSLSRRKSMPAEIKRHKESSETKPVDKEEVKKNEKEKDDPMRLAQQLLESLAPDFALHENTQQKSPVEKPKKLRKDRYASVEEFDYFSSTEHASKRSVKRFKNDFTSDEDETLIRAVVITQIYYGGTNRLIKWEAVQKCFPNRDIYALTRRYLSIRQHTKFKGLQQFLSENWQQMYKDAVSRKDLMPYPDSVDDFDPTPYVKASCRPYMISSSNLATTRLPRDLVDVYETYNIEVVKQETNFREMIFDPSLSVASKMNAYCDMPFTMPLSLNDKQNNEGDENCEKGQLFDAKSTIKSIVAIPDATYDARFSQERLMQYPEDILIAAHQELLDKRIITRVNSENSRLQPGRNFQFTEKFASSLKSPLPPFLLSQAKRFNKFLLEGFQNHKNHLFEETSNSGTLACILDLLSQGKLQISIVGSKFNEYGLSEGYRTRLLEHDNINVTLVLSGKESESKKNYGVTEKLATPPSHEPRLWLNGKCELIEMIWMNIEQSIVYQLLRKPGILRSQLTNLLFPGLEPREFNEVLDYFIAAGAAIEKDGLYLNHNYLFKLT; from the coding sequence ATGGATTCACTCATTCGGCATTGCTCAGAAGAAATTGCTTTGGATGGATCATCGGGATGTAGCATAGATCGTTTATGGGAATTTGctgcaaattttttttttcggcAAGGTATCGTACAAAATTTAGACGATAACTATAAAACATTTGTGTGgcctttaattttaaaagaagatgGAATTGAGGTTTGgattgaagatgaagatgcCACTGGATTACGAAGTAAAATGCAAGAAATCCCTTGGAATTACCAAGATATCACGATTGAGTTACGCGCTCGTATACGCTTATTCGCTTCAGAAGACAGGCAATGGCTTACTCTCACTTACAAGACGAAGAcagattcaaaaattcaacCTTTAGCCTTTGAATTATTGTCTTGCATATCTAGATATAGGCAGGAAGGTGTTGATAGAATCCAATTATGTAAGGAGACTAAGCAGGAGCCTCGAAGCGTTTACGGTCGTATTCAAGCGCTAGAAGATGCTTCTTTAATATCAAAGGTTGCCATTAATCGAAGCAGAGCACAAACTGCTCTGCTAGTTCTAAAGCGATTTGAGTCAGAGAACAGCACAATTAACGAAACTGTTGCTCAGGTATCTGGTAAGCAAATTTATAACACTGAAAAAATTCGTAGCAATATATGTGATGCTGTTCAGTCTTCACGTAACGGAATTTGCCGTCATGTTGATGCTCGTGCGATGGTGAATTTAAACCACAGTCGCTGGGAACGAAGATATTATGCTCGACAAGTTACATATTTACACAATAATGGATACCTTCGCAAATGCCTTACTTTTGTTCCTAACTCTCCAGAGCGTTGCATTCGCTGTTTACAATTTATAAAACCTTACATTTCATCTTTAGACGCAACTGAGGACGACGTTGATTTTACTGAAGTGGATGATATTCCAGAAGACGATGAAttagaggaagaagaaccACTCCTTCCgtcaaaagaagaatttgatGCTTCCTTTTTGCAGCCACTAGCCGACGTTGGACCTACTCTTCCCCAATGGTCTCGTTTTCGTCCATTGGAATTCCAGTGTTTTGTCTTAATCAGAAATGCCGGATTTCATGGGGTAATCactttacaaattttgagTGGCCTTACAGGAATACGTTTTAACAAACCTTTATTTAAGCTCCTTGGTTCTTTAGTGGAACATCGTTCCAGTGTGCCAAACCATCTCTCACACATGAGTATTACTCGATTTGAAGataaaactaaaaagtCGAGACAATATAGATACTTTACGCTTCAGTCTCAGTTAAATCGCCTTATTCGAGATGGCATTCCTGCCGAAACAATTTCGAAGCTATTACCTCACGTTCACTCACTCGCTGGTGAATTTTCTCCAATTGACTCTTCCCTTTTCTTAAATTCTCTACATCATAAGGGAAATATGGAATCTAATGCGGAAGTATCTCCCGACGGAATGACTTTATTGCCAAGAAAAAGAGGTAGACCTAGAAAATCTGCAAATATTTCTGTAACCTCATCTCCCATTCGGCCCtctaaaaatgaaaataatctACCTTCCCTTGCTATTTCACCAGTTTCCGAAGGGTTCATCCAAAATGCTACAATTTCTACCCCTAGCACTAGTAGCAACCTAAGCATAGCAGGATCTTTGACACCCTCGAAAACGTCACGAATTTATAGAGGCCTTGCTCCTCTAAAAAACCCAGAATTTAATGAAGACCATGTTAAAAAAGCAGAACATTTGGAGCCTCTTTTGAACGTGTCATCAAGTGTTCCTTCGAAGAATTTCACGGTTAGTTCGCCAGATCACCTAAAATATGGAAACACATCTTCTTTACAAGTCTCTGATTCTCAAAGCTCAATTGATTTAGACTCTTCATTTCATTATCCCGTTTCAGTAGACTCACAATTATCCCATTCGACAGGCAGTCTAATGGCTAACTTTTCATCCCCTACGAAAAAGCGCCGTTTGGAATCTGTAGACTTTATATTCCTACAACGTAAAGGTTTAATTCTTTCCTATCTCGTTGAACAGAATGGGGCTTTTGAAATATCTCGAAAGATGTTTGAAGACTTGGCAGACCTTAAAGTGCGACGAAACCCGGAAACTTCTAGGACCGTTATGGATAGGAGAACTTTTCAGCAAACccttgaaaaattaatgcaAGAGAAAAAGGTTCGTAAATTAGTGATTGCAACAAACAATGGACTTGGGAAGCTCGTTAGAAAAGATATCGTGGTACAATACGATATGAAGCCTGATTCACCTAGGTTTCAACAGTTAAGAGCTCAAATTACAACTCCTGAAATCGAAAAACAATCAACTCcagaaatattaaaagatGTAGATGtcgattttttgaaaaggaatACTTCTTTGTCAAGGCGTAAATCTATGCCAGCGGAAATAAAACGTCACAAGGAATCTTCTGAGACTAAACCTGTTGATAAAGAGGAGgtgaagaaaaatgaaaaggaGAAAGACGATCCAATGAGACTCGCGCAACAACTTTTAGAATCATTGGCTCCCGATTTCGCACTGCACGAAAATACCCAACAGAAAAGCCCAGTAGAAAAACCTAAAAAGTTGCGGAAAGATAGATACGCTTCAGTGGAGgaatttgattatttttcttcaactgAACATGCAAGCAAACGTTCAGTTAAACGCttcaaaaatgattttacaTCAGATGAGGATGAGACCTTGATTAGAGCGGTTGTTATTACTCAAATTTATTATGGTGGGACCAACAGATTAATCAAATGGGAGGCTGTACAGAAATGCTTTCCTAACCGGGACATATATGCTCTTACTAGAAGATATTTATCCATTAGACAAcatacaaaatttaaaggcTTGCAACAGTTTTTATCAGAAAATTGGCAGCAAATGTACAAAGATGCTGTCTCAAGAAAAGATTTAATGCCATATCCTGATTCTGTTGATGATTTTGATCCTACCCCATATGTTAAGGCGTCTTGTAGACCTTATATGATTAGTTCTTCAAATCTTGCTACTACTAGGTTACCGAGAGACCTCGTTGACGTTTATGAAACTTACAATATAGAGGTTGTTAAACAAGAAACTAATTTCCGGGAAATGATATTTGATCCTTCCCTGTCAGTTGCCTCGAAAATGAATGCGTATTGTGATATGCCTTTTACCATGCCGCTTTCCTTAAATgacaaacaaaataatgaagGGGATGAGAATTGTGAGAAAGGTCAGTTGTTTGATGCGAAGTCTACTATCAAGAGCATCGTTGCCATCCCAGACGCTACATATGATGCTCGGTTTTCGCAAGAACGTCTTATGCAGTATCCAGAAGATATTCTCATCGCTGCTCATCAAGAATTATTGGATAAGAGAATAATTACTAGAGTTAATTCAGAAAACAGTAGATTGCAGCCTGGTCGAAACTTCCAGTTTACGGAGAAATTTGCAAGTTCCCTCAAGTCTCCTTTACCTCCATTTTTATTGTCACAAGCCAAGcgatttaataaatttttattggagggttttcaaaatcataagaatcatttatttgaagaaacaTCTAACAGTGGAACTCTCGCATGTATCCTTGATTTATTATCTCAAGGAAAGTTGCAAATATCTATAGTCGGAAGCAAGTTTAATGAGTATGGTCTATCTGAAGGCTATCGTACTCGTTTGCTAGAACATGACAATATCAATGTAACTCTTGTTCTCAGCGGCAAAGAAAGtgaatctaaaaaaaattatggtGTTACTGAAAAGTTGGCAACTCCACCTTCGCATGAGCCACGGCTATGGTTAAATGGTAAATGCGAGCTTATTGAGATGATATGGATGAATATCGAGCAGTCCATTGTATACCAACTGCTTCGAAAACCCGGAATCTTGAGATCCCAACTGACTAACTTACTATTTCCCGGATTAGAACCCCGTGAGTTTAACGAAGTACTTGATTACTTTATAGCAGCAGGTGCCGCTATTGAAAAGGATGGCTTATATCTAAACCATAATTATCTCTTTAAATTAACTTAG